CTGCCGCCGGCCGAGTCCGAGCCGTGCCAGCACGCGCCCGCTGACCTTTTCGGCAAAGGCGCGATAGGTGGTCCACTTGCCCCCGACAAGGGCCAGCGTCACGAAGGGCCGGTCGGCGGTGGGCGCGAATTCGTCGATGCGGTGGTCGCGGCTGATCGCGCCGGTCGCGCCGGCCTTCATGCGGGGCAGGGGGCGGACGCCGGCAAAGGCGAAGACGATGTCCGATCGCGAGAGGCGGACGCCGGGCAGGATCGGGCGGAGCACCGCGAAGAGATAGTCGATCTCGGCCTCGGTGCAGAGCTTGTCGCCGGGATCGTCGCTGCGGATGTCGGTGGTGCCGAGCAGCACCCGGTCGCCGGACAGGCGATAGATCAGGCAGGCGCGGTGATCGTCGGTCTCGAAATAGAGCATCCGGTTGCCCAGATCCTCGGCCAGTTGCGCGTGGCGCAGCACGAGATGCGAGCCGCGCGTCCCGCCGATCAGCCGCTCGTTGAAGCCGAGGCCGGCCTGCACCTCGTCCACCCATGCGCCCGCCGCGTTGATCAGGATCTTCGGCGTGACCGTGAAGGTCTCGCCGGTCAGCTGGTCGGTCAGGGTTACCCGGCCCTGCGTCTGCCGCCCCGCACTGACGTGGTTGAGCGCGAGGGCCGGTTCGCAGTCCTCCTCGGCATCGGCCACCAGTTCCATCACCAGCCGCTCGGGATGCGAGATGCGCGCGTCGTAGTATTCCGCGACCGCCCGGATGTCGGGGGCCAGCCCGCCCAGTTCGCGCCGGGCCTGTCCGGCCGTCAGCAGCCGGTGATCCGGCATCGTCTGATGCGTCCGGCCGAAGGCATCGTAGAGCATCAGCCCCAGCTTCACCGCCACCGCACCCTTGCGCCCGGGCGTGCGGGTCAGCCGAAGAAGCCGCGCCCCCGCACCGAGCGTTCCCGCAAGCCAGCTGCGCAGCGGCACCCAGCAGGCCAGCGGATGCACGACATGGCAGGCGTTCCTGAGCAGCAGGTTGCGCTCGGTCAGCGACTCCCGCACCAGCGCGGCCTCGCCGGTTTCCAGATAGCGCAGCCCGCCGTGGATCAGCCGCGAGGGCGCGGCGCTCGTGCCCGAGGAGAAATCGCCCGCCTCGACCAGCAGCGCGGGCACGCCCTGCGCCGCAAGATCGCGGAAGACGCCGACGCCGTTGATCCCCCCTCCGACGATCAGGATGTCGGGCACGTCCCCGGCGCGCAGCCGGGCCAGCATCTCGTCGCGCATGCGCATCGGGCGTCCTCCCACGGTGGCCGCGGATCACACTGGCGCAGCGGTGCGGCGGTCGCAACTGGTAATGACAAGTCATGATACTTTCGTCGGAGTCCCGCGCGGGATTATGGCGGTCTGGATCACTAAACGATTGCAGGGCAGGGGTTTACCAAACCGGAGACATTGAACTCATCTTTCTTGACAGGCTCCGGAACGCGTGTAGCCTCAACTCATCACTACAAGTTGGCGAGCCACGGGATGGGAGGCCCGCGCCAGCAGCAGGGAGGTGACTCATGCAGGACCGTGTGATCGGCATCGATGCCGGTGGCACCATGACGAAGGCCGCGCTGTTCGATCTTTCGGGCCGCGAACTGGCCTGCGCGCGGCGCAAGAACGTCATGGCCTTTCCCATGCCCGGCTGGACCGAGCGCGATGCGGACGCCATGTGGGCGGCCGCTGCGGGCGCGGTGCGCGAGGTGCTGGAGATCTCCGGCACCGGGCCGGGCCGGATCGCCGCCGTCAGCGTGGCGGGCTATGGCAGCGGACTCTATCTGCTGGGCGGGGAGGGGCAGGTGGTGCGCCCCGGCATCGTCTCGACCGACAGCCGCGCGGCGGGCATCGTGGCCGAATGGACGGCCTCGGGCCTCGGCCAGCTGGTCGAGCCGCTGATCCAGCAGCGCCTCTGGCCCGGCCAGAGCCTCGTCCTGCTGGCCTGGCTGCAGCGGCACGAGCCGCAGTCGATGGCGCGGACGCACCGGATCTCGTTCTGCAAGGATTTCCTGCGCACCCGGCTTTGCGGCGACATGTCCACCGATCCGACCGATGCCGGGATCGCGGGGCTGATCGACGTGACCACGGGGCGCTATGCGCGGGATGCCTTCCGGCTGCTCGGCCTCGAGGGCTGGCTGGAGAAGCTGCCCGAGATCGGCCCCCCGGACGAGGTGGTGGGCCATGTCTCCGACGAGGCCGCGGCGCTGACCGGCCTGCTGGCGGGCACGCCGGTGGTGCGGGGCGCGGTGGACGTGACGGCCGCCGCCATGGCCTCGGGCGTGATGCGCGAGGACCAGATGAGCGTGGTGGCGGGAACCTTCAGCATCAACTCCACCCTGCGCGCCAGCCCGCGGCAGAGCATCTCGCCCTTCCTGCAGAGCGCCTACCCGCTGGGCGGGTATCTCGCGACCGAAGGCGCCGCCACCTCGGCCTCGAACCTCGAATGGCTGGTCAAGACCATGCTTGGCCATGGCGGCGCGCTGCCGGGGGATCTGGCGGGCGGCCTTTACGACGTGGTCAACGATGCGGTCCTTCGCCGGCGGGGGCAGCCGCGGGACGCGCTGTTCTTCCCGTTCCTGTTCGGCGGGCCGGACGGCGCGCCGGCGGGGCTGCTCGGGATGACTGCCGACTACAGCTTCGACGACATCATGCTGGCGGTGTTCGAGGGGATCGTCTTCGCCCACAAGGTCGATATCGACCGGCTGCTGTCGGGCAATGACGCCGCCCGCCCCGCGGTGATCCGCCTTGCCGGCGGCGCCTCGCGCAGCGCGATCTGGTCCGAGATGTTCGCCGACATCCTCGACCTGCCGGTCGAGGTGCCGGAGGGATCGGAACTCGGCGCGCTCGGCGTGGCGATCTGTGCCGCCGCCGCGGTCGGCGCGCATGGCTCTCTGAACGAGGCTGTCTCCGCGATGGCCCGCACCTCGCGCCGGCACGAGGTGGAGCGCCACCGCGGCGCCGCCCATCGCGCCAAGTATCCCCGCTACCGCGCCATGACCGAGGCGATGGCGCAGGCCTGGCGCAGCCCCTCGCGGATGTCGGAGACCTGCCATGCTTGAGCTGAAGGGCGTGAGCCGCGTCTCGGGCGGGCAGACCCACATCCACCCCACCGATCTCGTGCTGCGGAAGGGCACGATGAACGTCCTGCTGGGGCCGACGCTGGCGGGCAAGACCTCGCTGATGCGGCTGATGGCGGGGCTCGATGCGCCGTCGGCGGGGCGGGTGTTCTGGGACGGGCAGGACGTGACCGGCGTCCGGGTGCAGGACCGCCGCGTGGCGATGGTCTACCAGCAGTTCATCAACTACCCATCGATGAGCGTCTTCGACAACATCGCCTCGCCCTTGCGGCTGATGGGCCGGTCCCGGTCCGAGATCGACCGGGCGGTGAACGAGACCGCCGGCATGCTGAAGCTGACCCCGCTTCTCGGCCGCAAGCCGCTGGAGCTGTCGGGTGGCCAGCAGCAGCGCTGCGCGCTGGCCCGCGCGCTGGTCAAGGGCGCCGGGCTGGTGCTTCTGGACGAGCCGCTGGCCAACCTCGACTACAAGCTGCGCGAGGAGTTGCGGCTGGAAATCCCCCGGATCTTCGAGGCTTCGGGCGCGATCTTCGTCTATGCCACGACCGAGCCCGAGGAGGCGCTGCTGCTGGGCGGCAACACCGCGACGCTCTGGCAGGGGCGGGTGACGCAGTTCGGCCCCTCCACCCGCGTCTATCGCCAGCCCGCGGATGCGGTGACGGCGCGCGTCTTCAGCGATCCGCCGATGAACTTCACCCCCTGCCGGAAGGAGGGTCCCCGCCTGCGCTTCGGCCACGGCGTGCAGGCCCCGGCGGACGGCCCCTTCGCCCGCCTCCCCGACGGCGACTATTTGGCGGGGTTCCGCGCCAACCACCTGCACATGAACGTCCATTCCGGCGCGGCGCTGGAATTCCGCTGCACGCTCGGCGTGTCCGAGATCACCGGGTCGGAGACGTTCCTGCACCTGACCCACGGCCCCGACCGCTGGGTGGCGCTGGTGCACGGAGTCCACGACCTGCCACCGGGCGGCGAGGTGAGCCTGTGGCTCGATTGCGCCCATGTCTACCTGTTCGGCGCGAGTGGCGATCTTGTCGCCCCCGCCGCCTATGCGCTTGCCGCCTGAGGAGCACCGATGGCCCGCATCACGCTTTCCAACCTCGCCCACAGCTACTTTCCCCATCCGCGGGGCGAGCAGGACTTCGCACTCAAGACCATGGACCATGTCTGGGAGGACGGCGGCGCCTATGCGCTGCTGGGCTCGTCGGGCTGCGGCAAGACAACGCTTCTGAACATCATCTCGGGGCTGCGGCGGCCGTCGCAGGGCAGGGTGCTGTTCGGCGAAACGGACGTGACCGACGCCCCCACGGCCCAGCGCAACATCGCGCAGGTGTTCCAGTTCCCGGTGGTCTACGACACGATGACGGTGCGCGAGAACCTCGCCTTCCCGCTGCGGAACCGCGGCATGTCCGCGGCCTACATCAAGGCCCGCGTGAACCAGATCGCCGCCATGACCGGCATGGAGGCGATGCTCGACCGCAAGGCCCGGGGCCTGACCGCCGACGCCAAGCAGAAGATCAGCCTCGGCCGCGGCATGGTCCGCGAGGACGTGAATGCGATCCTGTTCGACGAGCCGCTGACCGTCATCGACCCGCACATGAAATGGGAGCTGCGGACCCAGCTGAAGCAGCTGCACCGCGAATTCGGCCATACGATGATCTACGTCACCCACGACCAGACCGAGGCGCTGACCTTCGCCGACAAGGTCGTGGTCATGTATGACGGCCGCGTGGTGCAGATGGGCACGCCCGAGGAACTGTTCGAGCGCCCGGCCCACACCTTCGTCGGCTATTTCATCGGCTCGCCCGGAATGAACCTGTTCGACGCCGAGGTTTCGGGGCCGCTCGCCCGGATCGGCGCCCACGTCATTCCCCTTGGCGCGGACTACGGCCGACCCGAGGGGCGCATCCAGATCGGCATCCGCCCCGAATTCGTGCAGTTCATCGACGGCCCGGGCCTTCCCGTCACCGTCACGCGCATCGAGGACGTGGGCCGGCACCGCATCGTCCGCGCCCGGCTGGGCGCGACCGAACTGTCCGCCGTCCTGCCCGAGGGGGTGCCGCTGCCGGCCGGCGACGCGCGCGTCACCTTCCTGCCCGACCGCATCGGGGTCTTTGCCGACGACTGGCGGCTTGCCCCCCGCGCCCTGCAAAGGATTGCCTGATGGAAAAGACCCAGGACAACCGCGCGTGGTTCCTCGTGCTGCCCGTCCTCGCGCTCGTGGCCTTCTCGGCCATCCTGCCGCTGATGACGGTGGTCAACTACGCCTTCAACGACACCTTCGGGAGCAACGAGTTCTTCTGGGTCGGCTTCGAGTGGTTCGAGGAGGTGCTGACCTCGGACCGGATGCACGAGGCGCTGTGGCGGCAGTTGCTGTTCTCGGCGCTGATCCTTGCCATCGAGATCCCGCTGGGGATCGCCGTGGCGCTGACGCTGCCGAAGCGCGGGCTGCGCGCCAGCCTCTGCCTCGTGCTGCTCGCGCTGCCGCTGCTGATCCCGTGGAACGTCGTGGGCACGATCTGGCAGGTCTTCGCGCGCATCGACATCGGCCTGCTCGGCTCGACGCTGCACGGGATGGGGATCGATTTCAACATCGGCCAGAACGCGCTGGACGCCTGGGCGGTGCTGATCGTGATGGACGTCTGGCACTGGACCTCGCTGGTGACGCTGCTGGCCTATGCCGGGCTGCAATCCATCCCCGAGGCCTATTACCAGGCCGGCCGCATCGATCAGGCGAGCCGCTGGGCCGTGTTCCGCTACATCGAGCTGCCGAAGATGAAGGGCGTGCTGCTGATCGCCGTCCTGCTGCGCTTCATGGACAGCTTCATGATCTACACCGAGCCCTTCGTGGTGACCGGCGGCGGTCCGGGATCGGCGACCAGCTTCCTGTCGATCGACCTCGTGAAGATGGCGATCGGCCAGTTCGACCTCGGCCCGGCCGCAGCCTTCTCGCTGATGTATTTCCTCGTGATCCTGCTGGTGAGCTGGGTCTTCTACACGGTGATGACCACCCTCGACAAGGAACCCCGGGAGCCCCGCGAATGACCGCCGTCTCCATGCCCCTCGCCGCCTCCGGCACCCGCGCCCGGCCCCGCGATGCCGCCCGCACCCGGAGCCTGATCGCCGGCGCCTTCCTGATCGCCTACCTGCTGTTCCTGCTGATCCCGATCTACTGGCTCGTGAACATGAGCCTGAAGCCGAATTCCGAGATCATGAGCAGCGTGAACCTGATCCCCGAGACGCCGACGCTGGCGAACTATGCCCGCATCTTCGGCGACTCGACCTGGTACATGGGCTATGTCCACAGCCTGATCTACGTGGTGATGAACACGGCCATCTCGATCACCGTGGCGCTGCCGGCGGCCTATGCCTTCAGCCGCTACAGCTTCACCGGCGACAAGCACCTGTTCTTCTGGCTCTTGACCAACCGCATGGCGCCCCCCGCCGTCTTCGCGCTGCCCTTCTTCCAGCTCTATTCCTCGGTTGGCCTCTTCGACACCCATATCGCGGTGGCGCTGGCGCATTGCCTGTTCAACGTGCCTTTGGCGGTCTGGATCCTCGAGGGCTTCATGCGTGGCGTCCCGAAGGAGATCGACGAGACCGCCTATATCGACGGCTATTCCTTCCCGCGCTTCTTCCTGACCATCTTCCTGCCGCTGATCGGCTCGGGCGTGGGGGTGGCGGCCTTCTTCTGTTTCATGTTCAGCTGGGTGGACCTGCTGATCAGCCGCACGCTGACCTCGGTCAACGTCAAGACCATCGGGGTGGCGATGACGCGAACCTCCTCGGCCACCGGGCTCGATTACGGGACGCTGGCGGCGGCGGGCGTGCTGACCATCATCCCCGGCGCGCTCGTGATCTGGTTCGTCCGCAACTACATCGCGAAGGGCTTCGCCCTGGGGAGGGTGTGATGCGCGCGCTGGTTCCCCTTGGCCTTCTGGCCCTCATGGGCGGATCGCTGGCGGCCCTTGTCGCCGCCGTGCCGCGGACGGGGGACGGGTTCGACTGGTTCGGCCAGATGGTCGAGGGCGGCTGGATGGCCTGGAGCTTCCCCGTCGCCTTCTTCTTCTGGTTGATCGGAAGCCTGCTGATCCTGATGACGGTGCTTGCCGTGAAATACCCCGAGACGCCGCGCGTCGGCGTGTTGCGGATCGAGACGACCCGTGGCGACCGGCTGTTCATCTCGCTGCTGGGCTCGGCCTTCATCGCGCTGATCTGGCTCGGCCTGATGGGCACGCCGCTCTGGGGCGCGCTGGCGCTTTGCCTGATCTACGCTGCGGCGGTCTTCCGCTGGGTGTGACCCCACGCCGGGGGGACGTCCCGGCCAACCATCCAACTCTGGGAGGAGACGGAATGAGATACGGAACGACGGGAACCGCGATGGCGCTTGCGCTGATGGCGCTGGGCGCCCCGGCCTTTGCCGACATCGAGGCGGCCAAGCAGTTCCTCGATGCCGAGATCGGCGACCTGTCGTCGCTCTCGCGCGCCGAGCAGGAGGCCGAGATGCAGTGGTTCATCGACGCCGCCAAGCCCTTCGCGGGGATGGAAGTCAAGGTGGTGTCCGAGACGATCACCACCCACGAATACGAATCGAAGGTGCTCGCCCCGGCCTTCACCGCGATCACCGGCATCAGGATCAGCCACGACCTGATCGGCGAAGGCGACGTGGTGGAAAAGCTTCAGACGCAGATGCAGTCGGGCGAGAACATCTATGACGCCTACATCAACGACAGCGACCTGATCGGCACGCACTGGCGCTATCAGCAGGCCCGCAGCCTGACCGACTGGATGGCGAACGAGGGCAAGGACGTCACGAACCCGAACCTTGACCTGGACGACTACATCGGGCTGAAGTTCACCACCGCGCCGGATGGCGAGCTTTACCAGCTGCCCGACCAGCAGTTCGCCAACCTCTACTGGTTCCGCGCCGACTGGTTCGAGGATGCGCGGACCCGGGAGGACTTCAAGGCGAAGTACGGCTACGACCTCGGCGTTCCGCTGAACTGGTCGGCCTATGAGGACATTGCCGAATTCTTCACCGGCCGCGACATGAGCTACATGGGCGGCCCGAAAAGCGCCTATGGCAGCATGGACTACGGCAAGAAGGATCCGAGCCTCGGCTGGCGCTATACCGACGCCTGGATGTCGATGGCGGGGATGGGCGACAAGGGCGACCCGAACGGGCTTCCCGTGGACGAATGGGGCATCCGGGTGGACGAGAATTCGCGTCCCGTCGGCTCCTGCGTGGCGCGCGGGGGGGCGACCAACGATGCGGCGGCGGTCTATGCGATCACCAAGTCGATCGAGTGGCTGCAGAAATACGCGCCTCCGCAGGCTGCCGGCATGACCTTCTCGGAATCCGGCCCGGTGCCCGCGCAGGGGGACGTCGCGCAGCAGATGTTCTGGTACACCGCCTTCACCGCCGACATGGTCAAGGAAGGCCTGCCGGTGATGAACGAGGACGGCACGCCCAAGTGGCGCATGGCGCCCTCGCCGCACGGCGCCTACTGGTCGGAGGGCACCAAGGTCGGCTATCAGGACGTGGGGTCCTGGACGCTGCTCAAGTCCACCCCGGACGATCGGGCGAAGGCGGCGTGGCTTTACGCCCAGTTCGTCTCGTCGAAGACCGTGGACGTGAAGAAAAGCCACACCGGCCTGACCTTCGTGCGCGAATCGACCATCCAGCACCAGAGCTTCACCGACCGCGCGCCAAAGCTCGGCGGCCTCGTCGAGTTCTACCGCTCGCCCGCCCGCGTGCAGTGGTCGCCCACCGGGACCAACGTGCCAGACTATCCGAAGCTCGCGCAGCTCTGGTGGCAGAACGTCGGCGATGCCATGTCCGGCTCCAAGACCCCGCAGGAGGCGCTGGATGCGCTTTGCGCCGAGCAGGAGAAGGTGCTGGCCCGGCTGGAACGCGCGGGCGTTCAGGGCGACCTCGGTCCGAAGCTGAACGAGGAGAAGGACCCGCAGGAATGGCTCGATGCCCCCGGCGCGCCGGTGGGCAAGCTCGAGAACGAGAAGCCCGCAGGTGAGACCATCTCCTACGACGAACTCATCAAGTCCTGGCAACAGGGCTGACCGATCGGGGGCGGGCGACCGCCCCCGGCATTCCCTCGCGGGCGCGCCCGCCCGCCGATTGCCTCAGGAGTAGACAGATGATGGACGCGAAGCCCCATGTCGGGGATCTCGTGGCAGAGATGCTCGCCCAGTCGGGTGTGGAATATGTTTTCGGGATGCCGGGCGGGCAGACCACGGCGCTGCATGACGGGATCTCGCGCCGCACGGACCGCATCCGTCACATCCTGATGCGCGACGAAAGGAACGCAGCCTATGCCGCCGACGCTTATGCCCGGCTGACCGGCAAGCCCGGCGTCTGCGACGTGACGGTGGGGCCTGGCGCGAACCTGCTGCCGGCGGGCTTTCTCGAGGCGTTGAACGCCTCGATCCCGATGGTGGGCATCATCGGGGAACTGCCGCTCGACTGGCTGCCGCTGAAGGAGAAGGGCATCGCGAGCCAGGGCTTCGACCAGCTTTCCTTCTTCAAGACCTGCTCGAAGGAGGCGTTCCTGGTGCCCTCGATCTGGGCGCTGCCCGAGCTGATCCGCACCGCCTTCCGCATCGCCACCGCCCCGCGCCCCGGTCCCGTGGCGCTCATCATCCCGCACGACATCTTCGACGCGGACTGGGACCCGAAGATCCTTCCCGTGAAGGTCGATGACCGGAGCCGCCGCATCCCCTACCTGCGCAGCGTGGCGCCGGCCGCCGAGATCGCGGCCGCCGCCGACCTGATCCGCAAGGCGAGGCGCCCGGCGCTGGTCTGCGGCGGCGGCGTCCACGGCTCCGATGCGGCCGATATCGTGACCGCCTTCGCGGACCGGCTGGGCGGCCTCGTCTGCACCAGCCTTTCCGGCAAGGGCGCGGTGCCCGAGACGCGCGCCTATGCGGCGGGCGTGCTCAATCCGCTCGGCTCGGCCGCGGCGATCGAGCTGATCCAGGAGGCCGACCTGATCATCTGGTGCGGCTCGAAGGTCAGCCAGAACACCGGCATGAACTGGACGCTGCCCACGCCCGAGCAATCCACCATCACCATCGACTTCGACCCGCTGGAGCATGGCCGCACCTTCCGCCCCACCGTGGCGCTGCTGGGCGACGTGCGCGAGACGGTCGCGGCGCTCGATGCGGTGCTGGGCGAAAGGAACGGCCACAACCCCGACTGGATGACGCGTATCGCCGAGGTGAAGGCGCGCTGTGATGCGGTGAAGGCCGAGGAGATGGCCTCGGACCAGATCCCGGTCATCCCGCCGCGCGTCATGGCCGAGCTGGGCCGGCGGCTGGGCGAGGATGACATCGTCGTGTCCGATGCCTCGTTCGCGGCGGGCTGGATCGCGGGCTACCTGCCGGCGAAGCGGCCGGGGCGCCAGTTCCTGTTCGCGCGCGGGCAGGGGGGGCTGGGCTATTCGGTGCCGGGCGCCATCGGGGCCGCCGCCGTGGCGCCGAAAGGTGCGCGGGTGGTGACGCTGGCGGGCGACGGCGCCTTTTCCTACACCATCGGCGAACTCGCCACGCAGGCGCAGTATGGGCAGAAGATCGTCAACATCGTGATCAACAACGGCAAGCTGGGGTGGATCCAGCTTTGGCAGGAAATCTTTTTCAAGAACGTCCAGTCGGCAGAGCTGGAAACCCAGAGCGTGGTGCCCGGCTATGCCGCCGCCGCCAGCGGGCTGGGGCTGAAGGGGATCTACGTTTCAAATCCCGCCGATATCGGCGCCGCGCTGGACGAAGCCTTCGCCCATGACGGACCCTCGGTGGTCGAAGTTCGCATCGACGACCGCGCGACGCCGATCCACTCGTTCAAGCGACGCATGCGCGAGAGCGAGGACAAGCCGCGTCCGCGGCCCGGCACGGTCTACAAGCTGCGCGACTGGAAGGTCTCGCCGGATCTGTAACGGCGCGCTCCGGCCGCGATCATGGGCCGCTCCGCCGAAGGGTCGCGGCGGACGACCATCGGGACGGGGCGGCCGTGCGGAACGGATGAGGCGGCCCCCGCGCGAAACGGTGCGGGGGGGCGATCACGCCACGACCGGGCGCACCGCCCGGGAAGGCTGCCGGTCCGGCCGCCTTCCCGGCGTCGCGGGGCCGCGGTTCTTCCTTATCCGTGCTTCACCATGACATGGCGGACGACGGTGTAATCCTCCAGCGCATAGGCGGACAGATCCTT
This portion of the Rhodobacter sp. CZR27 genome encodes:
- a CDS encoding glycerol-3-phosphate dehydrogenase/oxidase; translated protein: MRMRDEMLARLRAGDVPDILIVGGGINGVGVFRDLAAQGVPALLVEAGDFSSGTSAAPSRLIHGGLRYLETGEAALVRESLTERNLLLRNACHVVHPLACWVPLRSWLAGTLGAGARLLRLTRTPGRKGAVAVKLGLMLYDAFGRTHQTMPDHRLLTAGQARRELGGLAPDIRAVAEYYDARISHPERLVMELVADAEEDCEPALALNHVSAGRQTQGRVTLTDQLTGETFTVTPKILINAAGAWVDEVQAGLGFNERLIGGTRGSHLVLRHAQLAEDLGNRMLYFETDDHRACLIYRLSGDRVLLGTTDIRSDDPGDKLCTEAEIDYLFAVLRPILPGVRLSRSDIVFAFAGVRPLPRMKAGATGAISRDHRIDEFAPTADRPFVTLALVGGKWTTYRAFAEKVSGRVLARLGLGRRQSTAGIAIGGARGLPFDAAGRAAWARNLAQETGLQPARCATLVDRYGSRARAVAEAEAADPARFDALPDYSPAEIGLICATERVARLDDILLRRTLMGFEGHASRAILREVGTVAARSLGWDAARLAAEIERTATLLRERHRMSIA
- a CDS encoding FGGY-family carbohydrate kinase, whose amino-acid sequence is MQDRVIGIDAGGTMTKAALFDLSGRELACARRKNVMAFPMPGWTERDADAMWAAAAGAVREVLEISGTGPGRIAAVSVAGYGSGLYLLGGEGQVVRPGIVSTDSRAAGIVAEWTASGLGQLVEPLIQQRLWPGQSLVLLAWLQRHEPQSMARTHRISFCKDFLRTRLCGDMSTDPTDAGIAGLIDVTTGRYARDAFRLLGLEGWLEKLPEIGPPDEVVGHVSDEAAALTGLLAGTPVVRGAVDVTAAAMASGVMREDQMSVVAGTFSINSTLRASPRQSISPFLQSAYPLGGYLATEGAATSASNLEWLVKTMLGHGGALPGDLAGGLYDVVNDAVLRRRGQPRDALFFPFLFGGPDGAPAGLLGMTADYSFDDIMLAVFEGIVFAHKVDIDRLLSGNDAARPAVIRLAGGASRSAIWSEMFADILDLPVEVPEGSELGALGVAICAAAAVGAHGSLNEAVSAMARTSRRHEVERHRGAAHRAKYPRYRAMTEAMAQAWRSPSRMSETCHA
- a CDS encoding ABC transporter ATP-binding protein, producing the protein MLELKGVSRVSGGQTHIHPTDLVLRKGTMNVLLGPTLAGKTSLMRLMAGLDAPSAGRVFWDGQDVTGVRVQDRRVAMVYQQFINYPSMSVFDNIASPLRLMGRSRSEIDRAVNETAGMLKLTPLLGRKPLELSGGQQQRCALARALVKGAGLVLLDEPLANLDYKLREELRLEIPRIFEASGAIFVYATTEPEEALLLGGNTATLWQGRVTQFGPSTRVYRQPADAVTARVFSDPPMNFTPCRKEGPRLRFGHGVQAPADGPFARLPDGDYLAGFRANHLHMNVHSGAALEFRCTLGVSEITGSETFLHLTHGPDRWVALVHGVHDLPPGGEVSLWLDCAHVYLFGASGDLVAPAAYALAA
- a CDS encoding ABC transporter ATP-binding protein; this encodes MARITLSNLAHSYFPHPRGEQDFALKTMDHVWEDGGAYALLGSSGCGKTTLLNIISGLRRPSQGRVLFGETDVTDAPTAQRNIAQVFQFPVVYDTMTVRENLAFPLRNRGMSAAYIKARVNQIAAMTGMEAMLDRKARGLTADAKQKISLGRGMVREDVNAILFDEPLTVIDPHMKWELRTQLKQLHREFGHTMIYVTHDQTEALTFADKVVVMYDGRVVQMGTPEELFERPAHTFVGYFIGSPGMNLFDAEVSGPLARIGAHVIPLGADYGRPEGRIQIGIRPEFVQFIDGPGLPVTVTRIEDVGRHRIVRARLGATELSAVLPEGVPLPAGDARVTFLPDRIGVFADDWRLAPRALQRIA
- a CDS encoding carbohydrate ABC transporter permease; this translates as MEKTQDNRAWFLVLPVLALVAFSAILPLMTVVNYAFNDTFGSNEFFWVGFEWFEEVLTSDRMHEALWRQLLFSALILAIEIPLGIAVALTLPKRGLRASLCLVLLALPLLIPWNVVGTIWQVFARIDIGLLGSTLHGMGIDFNIGQNALDAWAVLIVMDVWHWTSLVTLLAYAGLQSIPEAYYQAGRIDQASRWAVFRYIELPKMKGVLLIAVLLRFMDSFMIYTEPFVVTGGGPGSATSFLSIDLVKMAIGQFDLGPAAAFSLMYFLVILLVSWVFYTVMTTLDKEPREPRE
- a CDS encoding carbohydrate ABC transporter permease — its product is MSLKPNSEIMSSVNLIPETPTLANYARIFGDSTWYMGYVHSLIYVVMNTAISITVALPAAYAFSRYSFTGDKHLFFWLLTNRMAPPAVFALPFFQLYSSVGLFDTHIAVALAHCLFNVPLAVWILEGFMRGVPKEIDETAYIDGYSFPRFFLTIFLPLIGSGVGVAAFFCFMFSWVDLLISRTLTSVNVKTIGVAMTRTSSATGLDYGTLAAAGVLTIIPGALVIWFVRNYIAKGFALGRV
- a CDS encoding DUF2160 domain-containing protein, encoding MRALVPLGLLALMGGSLAALVAAVPRTGDGFDWFGQMVEGGWMAWSFPVAFFFWLIGSLLILMTVLAVKYPETPRVGVLRIETTRGDRLFISLLGSAFIALIWLGLMGTPLWGALALCLIYAAAVFRWV
- a CDS encoding ABC transporter substrate-binding protein produces the protein MRYGTTGTAMALALMALGAPAFADIEAAKQFLDAEIGDLSSLSRAEQEAEMQWFIDAAKPFAGMEVKVVSETITTHEYESKVLAPAFTAITGIRISHDLIGEGDVVEKLQTQMQSGENIYDAYINDSDLIGTHWRYQQARSLTDWMANEGKDVTNPNLDLDDYIGLKFTTAPDGELYQLPDQQFANLYWFRADWFEDARTREDFKAKYGYDLGVPLNWSAYEDIAEFFTGRDMSYMGGPKSAYGSMDYGKKDPSLGWRYTDAWMSMAGMGDKGDPNGLPVDEWGIRVDENSRPVGSCVARGGATNDAAAVYAITKSIEWLQKYAPPQAAGMTFSESGPVPAQGDVAQQMFWYTAFTADMVKEGLPVMNEDGTPKWRMAPSPHGAYWSEGTKVGYQDVGSWTLLKSTPDDRAKAAWLYAQFVSSKTVDVKKSHTGLTFVRESTIQHQSFTDRAPKLGGLVEFYRSPARVQWSPTGTNVPDYPKLAQLWWQNVGDAMSGSKTPQEALDALCAEQEKVLARLERAGVQGDLGPKLNEEKDPQEWLDAPGAPVGKLENEKPAGETISYDELIKSWQQG
- a CDS encoding thiamine pyrophosphate-binding protein, with the protein product MMDAKPHVGDLVAEMLAQSGVEYVFGMPGGQTTALHDGISRRTDRIRHILMRDERNAAYAADAYARLTGKPGVCDVTVGPGANLLPAGFLEALNASIPMVGIIGELPLDWLPLKEKGIASQGFDQLSFFKTCSKEAFLVPSIWALPELIRTAFRIATAPRPGPVALIIPHDIFDADWDPKILPVKVDDRSRRIPYLRSVAPAAEIAAAADLIRKARRPALVCGGGVHGSDAADIVTAFADRLGGLVCTSLSGKGAVPETRAYAAGVLNPLGSAAAIELIQEADLIIWCGSKVSQNTGMNWTLPTPEQSTITIDFDPLEHGRTFRPTVALLGDVRETVAALDAVLGERNGHNPDWMTRIAEVKARCDAVKAEEMASDQIPVIPPRVMAELGRRLGEDDIVVSDASFAAGWIAGYLPAKRPGRQFLFARGQGGLGYSVPGAIGAAAVAPKGARVVTLAGDGAFSYTIGELATQAQYGQKIVNIVINNGKLGWIQLWQEIFFKNVQSAELETQSVVPGYAAAASGLGLKGIYVSNPADIGAALDEAFAHDGPSVVEVRIDDRATPIHSFKRRMRESEDKPRPRPGTVYKLRDWKVSPDL